In a single window of the Nicotiana tomentosiformis chromosome 8, ASM39032v3, whole genome shotgun sequence genome:
- the LOC138897436 gene encoding uncharacterized protein translates to MHATETEAVESASYRLKEVAYSWFELWEKSREEGSPPTRWGEIVDAFIDHFLPVETKAARAAEFENLRQGSLSVWDYHMRFAYLSKYALYMLPIMEAKVRRFVQGLSPLVINEAATASLNSDMNYGKMVAFGQATETRKLRNRMEREGSNESRSTGN, encoded by the coding sequence atgcatgctactgagacGGAAGCAGTGGAAtcggcctcctaccgcctgaaagaggtggcatattcttggtttgaactatgggagaagtctcgtgaagaagggagccctccgacGAGGTGGGGTGAGATtgtcgatgccttcattgatcatttcttgcctgtcgagactaaggcagcccgtgctgctgaatttgagaacctgaggcaaggtagcctgagtgtgtgggattaccatatgagattcgcgtacctaTCCAAGTATGCTCTTTACATGTTGCCTATTATGGAGGCTAAAGtacgccggtttgtgcagggacttagtcccttggtaattaatgaggccgctacagcttccttgaattctgatatgaactatggtaagatggtggcattcggtCAAGCAACAGAGACTCGCAAATTgaggaacagaatggagcgagagggtagcaatGAGTCCCGGTCTACGGGCAACTag